The Kluyvera intermedia genome window below encodes:
- a CDS encoding DUF1488 domain-containing protein: MNQAIQFPDREEWCADIHAVCFPALVNGVQLMCAMRAEVIVRRFGGEEPQRWLALVCENRWDLEEEASDLIRDQQEDNQGWVWLS; this comes from the coding sequence ATGAATCAGGCTATCCAGTTCCCGGACAGAGAAGAGTGGTGTGCCGATATTCATGCGGTCTGTTTCCCGGCGCTGGTCAACGGAGTACAGCTTATGTGTGCCATGCGCGCTGAGGTCATAGTGCGTCGCTTTGGCGGTGAAGAGCCGCAACGGTGGCTCGCGCTAGTTTGCGAAAATCGCTGGGATCTAGAAGAAGAGGCCAGCGATCTTATTCGCGATCAGCAAGAAGACAATCAAGGCTGGGTTTGGCTGTCCTGA